The Candidatus Neomarinimicrobiota bacterium DNA segment GATGATATTCGCAAGTACGAGGAGATCGGTACCCATCCAGCGGCCAACTATATCGCTATTGGCGATGCCCTCACCTTCCAGCAAGGAATCGGTAGTAAAAATAAGGGGGCCCGCCTCATCTACCTGCGCGATCGATGGGCGAAGCGGCTGCTGAAGCACGACCGCATCCGCCTCCACACGAGCCTCAAGTCCGGGAAAGGGTGCGGTATTGGAACGGTGCAGATCGAAGGCGTTGATCCTTCAGACCTGACGAAGCATCTTTGGGACGACTACCGCATTATCGTCACCCCCATCAAGCATGATGAATTCGAGGGGATCCGTGTGACGCCCCATGTCTATACAACGCTGGAAGAGATCGATCGTTTTGCCGATGCCATGGAGAAGGTCATTAAAGAGGGGATTGGTTAGCGGTAGAGCGGGGAATTCAAAACCAATTTAGCCCCGATCTTCGGGACGGGATTGTAAACTTCGCGGAAATTGGTTTTGTTGTGCAAGCCTAAACCGGTTTTTGCCTCTGGGATTTGAGGCTAAACTGGATTGAGGAAGAACCTTTGAGTGATTCAACCCTCCGTCGTGATCTCGGTCCTCTCTCCGGCTACGCCACCATCGTTGGTATTCTGGTGGGCGCCGGCATCTTTCGTGTGACAGGAGAAGCTGGTGCCGTGGCGGGGAGTTCAGTTCCCTTTGCCTATCTTCTGTTTGCGCCCATTGTTCTCGCTACAGCTCTTGCATACAGTGTTTTTTCATCAACACCTCTCGGGAACCGCCCCGGTGGTGCGTATCTACATATTTCTAGAACGTTCGGGAATTATTATATCGGATTTGTGGCCATGTGGATGAAGCTGGTGGCGTTTGTTGGAGCCATATCTTTCATGTCTACCAGTTTTGGTGAATATATGAATTTCTTCATCCCCGGTCAGGATCCCCGTTTCTGGGGTGTCATTGTACTGGTAGTGTTCTACGGGGTGAATATCTTTGGTATCAAGCATTATGGCAGGGTTCAGATAGGAATGTTAATTGTACTCATAATCAGCATTGTACTGCTTGTGGTACCGGGACTGGCAGCTGTTGACCTCAGCTATTACGACCCGATTCTGCCAAAGGGGTGGAGTGGCCTTCTGGCAGCCATGCCCGTGCTCTTTTTCAGCTATGCTGGTTTTGAGACGTTGGCCCAGACGGCGGGAGAGACCAAGGATGCCACACGGACGCTCCCCGCCATATTTGTACGAGGTGTTCTTGCGTCAGTGGTCATCTTTTTTCTCATGTCCTTTGTGGCGTTTGGGGTTCTTCCCGCTGAAGTATTGGCTCAATCCCAATCTGCCATGGCCGATGCAGCAGCGGAGTATCTTCCGCCCTGGGGCGCCGGCATCGTGGCCCTTGGCGCCATGAGCGCATTCCTCACCAGCATCAACGGATCCATACTTGTCCCATCACGGATGTTCTTTGTCTTCAGTGAAGACCGTCTCATGCCAGGTTTTCTCTCGGCGGTCCACCCCAAATGGCGAACACCCCACGTTAGCCTCATCATCAGTGCTGTCATCTGCATTGTTCTTATATGGACGCAATCAGTACAATTTCTTTTGAACACAGGACTCATCGGAATTTTTATCGTCTATTTTCTCCAGGGGGTGTCACTCATGGTGTTGCCGAAAGTCAACCGGCCGCTCTATGAGTCGGCTCAATTCAAGCCAGCACCTTTGATTGTTAGCTGCATTGGACTTTTCACAGCGGTCGTCATGCTCATATTCATGATGTCTATTTTGAAAACAGTCTTTATCTGGACAATTTTATGGCTGGCTGT contains these protein-coding regions:
- a CDS encoding amino acid permease, which gives rise to MSDSTLRRDLGPLSGYATIVGILVGAGIFRVTGEAGAVAGSSVPFAYLLFAPIVLATALAYSVFSSTPLGNRPGGAYLHISRTFGNYYIGFVAMWMKLVAFVGAISFMSTSFGEYMNFFIPGQDPRFWGVIVLVVFYGVNIFGIKHYGRVQIGMLIVLIISIVLLVVPGLAAVDLSYYDPILPKGWSGLLAAMPVLFFSYAGFETLAQTAGETKDATRTLPAIFVRGVLASVVIFFLMSFVAFGVLPAEVLAQSQSAMADAAAEYLPPWGAGIVALGAMSAFLTSINGSILVPSRMFFVFSEDRLMPGFLSAVHPKWRTPHVSLIISAVICIVLIWTQSVQFLLNTGLIGIFIVYFLQGVSLMVLPKVNRPLYESAQFKPAPLIVSCIGLFTAVVMLIFMMSILKTVFIWTILWLAVGSALFFVGRRQGKAEGFDYNARLVRDFTIEN
- a CDS encoding aminotransferase class V-fold PLP-dependent enzyme, translated to DGAHTFAHFDFTHADLDCDYYATSLHKWLCAPIGTGMLYVRRDKIAELWPLQAPSECGMDDIRKYEEIGTHPAANYIAIGDALTFQQGIGSKNKGARLIYLRDRWAKRLLKHDRIRLHTSLKSGKGCGIGTVQIEGVDPSDLTKHLWDDYRIIVTPIKHDEFEGIRVTPHVYTTLEEIDRFADAMEKVIKEGIG